TTCTGCTTCGTGCCCGTTGGTGGGGGATGGCCGTTGGCTTACGCCGCACACCAGCACCCCACCCCGCCGGGCTCGTATAACTTTGCTTCCACGCCTGCCGCTTGAGGTTGCTGCTCACCGGCCGCGTAGAGCGGGCGACTGGACGCGGACGGGCGATGCGACCGcgggagcggcgcggcgccggcgccggcacggAGGGAGGCGAGGAGGCGGGCTCCTCGAGCACTGACGGGAACACCAGCAGCGCGAATGCGAGCACGAGCTCGAGCACCGCTGCTAGCAGCGGTGCGAGGCGGAGCGGGGGCGCAACGGAGGGGCGGGGGAGCACCCCCAGGTCGGCGGCCACCATCAATCTCAGCCAGGAGTACAGGCTCGCCATCCACACCGAGTCCTACCAGGAGATCTGGGATAAGATCCACGTAGACGGGGACGGGCGACGGGaggtgggaggcggcggcggcagcgacgaggacgaggacgaggaggaggagcgagGGGAGGAGGTGCTGGACAGGATCACCCTGGCCGGCGTGCTCCGCCCGGAGGAAGCGGTGGTGGAGCGCGCGCTGGGTGACGCGCCCGACACGGAGCTCACCCGCCTCGCGGCGGACTACTTCCGCAGCACGCACCACGCGTCGCTGCTCTGCCTCTCGCTCCGCAGGGCGCTCCGCCGCGCGGGGGCGCTGTACGGTCCCATCACCGACCTCCTCGCGCTCATCCCGCACTCGACGCAGCTCGCCGTGCCGCACTGCGACTGCGCGTTCGACGCCTTCCTCCTGTTCGACCAAATGCCCAACCCGTTCCCGGCGCCTGGGGCCGGGTTCCAGGGCATGCGCCGAAGCTTCGTTGGCCTCAAGAACCACCTTGACCTTCGCCTCCTCAGTGTCCGGCGCAGGCGCCGTTGGCTCCGCTGCGCCAAGCGCGGGTCGGGCATCTGCCTCATCGCCTGCGCCACCGGCGCTGCCATCGCGGGCCTCGTGCTTGCGACGCATGCCCTTACGGCGCTGCTCGCGACGGCCCCTGCTTGTGCTGCATCCAGCTCCTCCTGCTGTCCACTGGCAACTTCGATGAAACGCCTGCAGAAGCACATGGACCGGCTGGACGCCACGGCCAGGGGCACCTACGTCTTGAACAATGACGTCGACACAATTGAGCGGCTGGTGGGCAGGCTCCATGCCACTGTGGAGAGCGACAAGATGCTTGTCCGCCTTGGGCTGGACTGTGGGCGAGGGCAGCATCACACCATAGAGGAGGTGGTACGGCAGCTCAGGAAGAATCACCCCAGCCTGCTACGGCAGCTTGCTGACCTTGAGGAGCACATCTGCCTCTACTTTGCAGCCGTCAACCGTGCCAGGTTACTTCTTGTGCACCACCTGAATGCCCAGTCTGATCCTGAGTCTCCATCGTCATGACTCTTGAGTTTATGAGTCTAACACAATACCTTCAAGAATAACTCAATGTCTCAAAGACCTCATCTAACTCCAAGTGATCTGACACTGGGTCACCATTATTATGATTTAATGAGTCTACAACAGTACCTGCCTTCAAGAATTAGTTGATGTCTCAAAGGCCTCATCTATTGCACTAGGTATGCACAAATTTCTTATTTCAGAAAGGTATGATGCATTATTATTATTAGCCGCTTGACATATTTTTTTAATAGTTTAGACCTTTTTGTAGTTCTACAAATTTCATCTTCTCTACTTTCAGAAGTATTATTGTGGGATTGTAACGATGCTATCTTTCCGATAGACTCAAAGTGTTCACCGATTCCTAAGAACCAAATATTTGGACAATTgcttgcaagtatcatcatgaCAGTTTTGTTGCAAGCAATGTGTTGCTGGTGCTATTCAGAGGTTCCTTCAGATACTTAACTTCGGCATGCTGTTATATCTGTATTGATGTTTTGAAACTTGAAAGCGTCATCAATCATCATGTTTGCTGTAAtttttttaattctcttttATAAGACTATCTTGTTTGCAGTATTGATATTGGATGCCAAGTTTCGTATGGAAAGCCCATGTTGCTTAGTTGATTAAGGAACTTTGCAaggataatgcttgaaaaatcGTTTCAATTTTCAACTATAAAGGTTCATCAAATGGTTCTTGAACaatttgcttgacttgaaagcATCTTCTTGCTTGCAGGGAAAACCAAATTATGATTTGTCAATCTTCAGTGATAGATTTTCCTTTTGCAACTTTATTTGTTTTATTAtggttttctttctttctttctaccAGGCACTTGGTTCTATGCTTTTCAACTTGATAGAGTTTATACAGATAATTTTCTTTGCAATCTCATGTATTTTATTTTTACCTGTAAGGAATGGTCACGGAAATACTACTATACTATCTGTCTCCTATCTGTATTGAATGTGACCCTTGGTGGAAATATTTGGTTAGATGCAGATTTTTGTTACACGATTATAGTAGCCGGCATTCGAAGTAAATCATTGTATTTGCTTTTCTTGTACATTCTACATGATGCTTAGAACTTGCTACATTTAATTTGGAACTTGAGTTGTCAAATCATATTGCTAAAGGAGCTCCTGCAATTATCTCCACATTGCGTGGAAAAGCATGATGTCTTGTGTTTCAAACATTGCTGGTGTTGTGATTCTTTCTGAGGACAAGGGGAAAACATTTCTTAGAATCTGAATTATCTGATGTTAGGGTTATGGCCTTATGTGAACTGACAGTTCAGTTTGATCTTGACTAGTATACAACTCTACATTTACAGAGTTCAATTGTATGAGTTTCCATCTCCAGGGGTACACTTGATCATATCCATCTTTCAATAACCAAAGATGGATTTTGATCTGCACTTCAGCACTTTCACCTGAATTTGATGGTTCAGTTGTAAGTAGGTACTTTGAAATATTACAGGCAATACTGTTagctactccctccatttcaaaATGTAATTTGTTTTAGTTTTGTCAAGTTCATAGAAAAATATATTAGTAGCTTCAATAAAAAAATAAATGCACTAGTAAGATATTTAATGGTGTATTTAATGAAACTAATTTGATGTTCTAGATATTGGTACATTTTTCTGTAGACTTGTTCAAAATTAGGAAAGTTAGGCTTAGGACAAAACTAAAATACCTTATTTTTTGGATGAGGGAGTACATTTGAATGCTCTTTCGATATTTATGTTGTCCTGTATTGCCATCCTTCCCTGCAATCAACCGAGCTATATTGAACAATTGTATGATATTTTATAAGCCTATCTGGGAATTCTCTAGCCTTCACAGCTAATGCATTAACGCAATTCGGCAAATACCAATTCTGCTGTTTGCCATTGTTTTCCTAATATTTAGACTCATGTCATCACTGTGTAAAACTTGTTCCATTTCATGCCATTGTTGCACCAATTTTAGTGTCAAAACTTATTTG
The sequence above is drawn from the Panicum hallii strain FIL2 chromosome 7, PHallii_v3.1, whole genome shotgun sequence genome and encodes:
- the LOC112899245 gene encoding UPF0496 protein At3g19330-like, yielding MRPRERRGAGAGTEGGEEAGSSSTDGNTSSANASTSSSTAASSGARRSGGATEGRGSTPRSAATINLSQEYRLAIHTESYQEIWDKIHVDGDGRREVGGGGGSDEDEDEEEERGEEVLDRITLAGVLRPEEAVVERALGDAPDTELTRLAADYFRSTHHASLLCLSLRRALRRAGALYGPITDLLALIPHSTQLAVPHCDCAFDAFLLFDQMPNPFPAPGAGFQGMRRSFVGLKNHLDLRLLSVRRRRRWLRCAKRGSGICLIACATGAAIAGLVLATHALTALLATAPACAASSSSCCPLATSMKRLQKHMDRLDATARGTYVLNNDVDTIERLVGRLHATVESDKMLVRLGLDCGRGQHHTIEEVVRQLRKNHPSLLRQLADLEEHICLYFAAVNRARLLLVHHLNAQSDPESPSS